In the genome of Sphingobium yanoikuyae, the window CTGGCATGCTTATATCCATCTGCGTCAGCGCTGCCTGGACCTGTAGACCGTTCATGTCCGGCATGTGCATGTCGAGAACGATGCTACCTCTTTCAGCTTCATCTGCAATTTTCAGAAAGTCGACTCCCGAGCCATAGGTCTCGACGGCAAATCCCGCTGTTCTTAATGTGAATCCTACAGCTTTCCTGATTGTTTCTTCGTCATCAATGACATGAACGACGCGCTTGCTCTCCATGGCCCCCCGGACGTGTTGGCATTGCTGCGCACCCCAGCGGGCACAGCTTCAAAGGGGAGACCTTCTACGGGTAGGACCATGGTCCAAGGTCAAGGCCGAAATACCGCCGCATCACAACAGGCAAGGCAGGTGCTCGGCGAGAGGGGGGTAAGCGACCCGGCATCATGTGCCGAACTTTGCGAGATGACCGCTCTTGCGAACGGGGCGGCGCTCCCTCTGGTCTCCCGGCGGCAAGGCGCCGCAAGACGCTGCCGCCGGGAGTGGGCACGCCTCTTGGGGGATGAGCGCGCTGGTTGCTCCTAAGCTCGACGCGTCATGTTGTCATGGCAAGAAGCTGATAATCGCTATTCTGTGTCAGCAGCGCGCCGTAACGCCGATGTCCGGGGCGGATCGCAGCTCCGCTCGCGCGCCGCTACGGCACGGCGAATCCGATTCAGCACGAACCGGTGATCATAGGGTTTTGAGATCGAAGGCTGATCATCGCAGAGATCGCCCGCCTTCCGTGTCGCAGTTTCGATATTCCCGGCGAGGATGGCACCGATACCGGGTTGTTCCTGACGAACCAAGGATGCCAGGCCCGCGCCGCGCTCAGCGCGATCGAGCCAGCGCAGCGCTGCCATCACATCGTCGACCGGCACCGGGATGCTGGCGGGCGACGGAGGGCCGGTTGGCCCTCGACGGCGGAGCGATCGGACGCCCAGGATGCAAGGATGGCGGGCTTCACTTCGGGCTCAAGCTGCGGGTCCGAGCAACGATGAAGGGATCAAGGAAAGAGCGTGTGTGCGACATGACATATCCTCCTTTCCTGCCGCGACTTTCTCCGAAAGCGAAGTTCCCGGAAGATTGGTTCGGGCTCGTGTAGGGTCAATGGATGGGAATGCGCCCGGCGTTTGCCGGGCGTTCGTTTTCATCGTGCATTGAGCATTGAGTACTGAAGAACTGACGCGCAGCGCACCGTTCAAATTCCGTGACGAACGGCCTCCGCAATCGCCGGCATCACGTCGATATCATTAGAGGTATGCGCAACAGCGTTCGTGCTCACGATCCTCTCGACGAGCCCACCCAGGACTTGCGCTGCATCGCCGGCAAAAAGCGGATGCACGACCACGCAATCCGGTCGCGCGAACCCCATGCCGACCAGTTGGCGCGCCGCCTCGGTGAGGGTCCGACCGGATGAGGCGATATCGTCGACCAGCACCGGCTGGCGATCGAGAAACGCTGGGGCATTCGGAATCGAGATGGTGACGTGACGGTCGCCGGATCGGATTTTCTCGCACACGAGAAACGGAGCATCGGCATCGGCCGCCACCTGCGAGACCCACTGTTCGCTTTCCAGGTCCGGACCGATGATCAGCGGGCGAGCGACATTGCGCTTGATCCACGAGGCCAAAAACGGCGCGGCATGAACAACCTGGGTTGGGATGCGGTAGATTTCCGACAATTCATGGTAGCGATGGAGATGCGGATCGACCGTCACCAGCCAGTCGAGATGGCGAGACAGGATCGCAGCAAAGGTTCGCGACGTCACCGCCTCGCCGGCATGGAAGCGTATGTCCTGGCGCATGTAAGCGAGGTAAGGGGCGACGAGCCCGATCCTGCGAGCGCCAAGATCGCGCGCGGTGTCGGCTGCGAACAGCAGCGGCAACAGCTTGGCGTCCGGATGATCGAGACTGGACAGCAGGATGACCTCGCGGTCGCTGACGTCGTTTCCGACCCTGAGATAGGTTTCCCCGTCAGGAAACTGACGATGCTCGATCGTGCCGACCTCTGCATCGAGCGCGGCGGATAGCGGCTGTGCCAGGGCCTCGCTGCCAGGCAGCGCGAACAGGACGGGACGGTTCATAGCGCTTCAATCCCGAAGATCGGCCCGTCGCTCACGGCATAGGCCGCCGCATAGTCGAGCTCGCCCGGGCTCTCGGCATGAATGCTACACAAGGGAGCCCCGGCATCCACCATCTGGTTCAGCCGACACTGCAGTGCGACGCCAGCGGCCTTGGCCACCGGCGCGCCGGCGAGCTTCGCGACCGTCGCGAGCTTGCGATTGTCGATACTCACCAGGCGGCCGCTATAGGGAGCGATCATATCCTGCTGAAACCGGGCGACCGGTGGAGCCCGCATGCCGCCCTGCGCTTCGCAGATACGTTGGAACTTGGCCCAGGCCCCGCCGCTTTCGAGACACGCCCGCGCACGCGCATAGCCTTCGCCGGCCGGGGCCGCGTCAGCGAGCTCAAGCAGTCCTCCCGCCAGCTCGCAGGCCCGGTGGGCGAGATCCTCGGCGCCCGGCTGCCCCTGGAGGACGGCAAGGATATCCTGCGCCTCGAGCGCCGGGCCGATGCCCCGTCCGATCGGCTCCGCGCCGGGGCCGCGCATCACGCGCGTGCGAAGCCCGAAGGCTTGGGCGACCGAGCTCAGCGCGCGCTCGAGCGTATCGGCGGCATCGGTTCCGCGTACCTTGGCGGTCGGCCCGACCGGGATATCGATGACCAGATGGGTCGCACCGGCCGCGATTTTCTTGGACAGCACCGAGGCGACCATCTGCCCTACGGCATCGATATCGAGCACTCGTTCAACGCCGATGATCACATCGTCGGCCGGGCTGAGATTGACGGCGCCGCCCCAGGCGATGCAGCCGCCTTCGCGCTCGACCACCTTGCGGATGGCGGAAACGTCGAGGTCGACAGGTGCAAGCACCTCCATCGTGTCCGCCGTGCCGGCCGGCGAGGTGATCGCCCGCGACGATGTCTTGGGCATGATCAGGCCCTCCGCGGCCATGATCGAGACGATGATCGGCGTGGTGCGATTGCCCGGCAATCCACCGACGCTATGCTTGTCGACGATGACCGCTCCGGACCACTGCAATCGCTCGCCGACATCGACCATCGCCCTGGTCAGGCTGATCGTTTCGTCCGTATCGAGCGGGACCGCTGAGCATGCCGTGATGAACGCCGAGAGATGGACATCGCTATAGCGTCGCTCGGCGATGTCGGTCATGATCGCTGAAAAAGCCCCTTCACTGAGACGATTGCCATAGATGCGCCGACGCACTTCGGCGAGCGAGGCGAGAGGCTGGGCGTGCGCGATCTCGACCGGATCGCCCTCGCTGACGCCGAGCCGCCGCCATGCGGATTCGGACAGGCCGATCTCGCCGGGCGCTGGAGCCTCCGCGGAACTGTGCAGCAGCGAGACGACGATTTCCCGCCCGCCGGCGTGCAGCGCGACCTGCGCGCGCGACGCGAGACCTTCCGAGCGGCAGACGGGACAGTCTTGGCGCATGACCGCGATCAGATCACCTCCGGCAGCCGACAGGCCGAGGCGGTGTGCCCGCAGCGTCGTCGCGACAGGCTCTACTTCGGCGTCCTCGATGATCCCGGGCTTCACGCGAGCATGCCCCAGCTACCCAGCGCCGGTACGCTGCATGCCCAGCCCAGATCCTCCGAGACACGCTTCGCCAGGACCTGGGCGCCGGTCGGCTCGCCATGCGTGACATAGACATGGCGCGGGGGCTCTTGCAGCGACCCGAGCCAGCGCATGAGCTCGTCGCTGTCGGCATGCGCCGAAAGCATCGTCAGGTTGGCGACATCGGCTTCGACCGGGATATACTCGCCGTGGATCTTGATCGTCCGGGCGCCCCCGATCATGGCGGCGCCGCGGGTGCCCGCCGCCTGGAAGCCTGAGAAGAGGATGAGGTTCTTCCCATCCGGCGCGAAGCGCTTGAGATGGTGGAGCACGCGGCCGCCCGTTGCCATTCCACTGGCCGAGATGATGACCTTGGGAGCGGGGTTGGCGGTGAGTTCCTTGGATTCCTCCACTTCGCGCACATAGTGCGCGACGCTGCACGCCGCTTCGCACTCGGCGCGGGCCAGGCGATGCTCGTCCATGAAATCGCACATCAGCCCGCTCGCGTTGATCGCCATCGGGCTGTCGAGGAAGATCGGGATGTCGCGGAGGCGTCCCTGCGCGCGCAGACGCGAGAAATGATAGAGAAGCGACTGAACCCGTCCCACGGCGAAGGCCGGAATCACCACCGTCCCGCCTCTCTCGACGCATCGTTCGACATGATCTCCAAGCGTCTTTGTCGGATCGACCTGCTCGTGGCGCCGATCGCCATAGGTCGATTCCACTAGGACATAGTCGGCGCGCGCGGGCGGCTCGGGATTCTTCATCACCGCATCGCCGTAACGGCCGATGTCGCCTGAGAAGAGGATTGTCCGCCCCTTCCAGTCGATCTCGATCGACGCCGCGCCGAGGATGTGGCCGGCGCGATGGTAGCGCACCCTGATGCCGTCCGTGACTGCATGCCACGCTCCGAACTCGATCGGGCGGAAGAGCTGCAATGCCAGACGCGCGTCGGCCTGGGTGTAGAGGGGCAGCGCCGGCTGGTGCCTGGAGAAGCCGTGCTGGTTGGCGAACTCCGCATCCTTTTCCTGCAGATGGCCGCTGTCGGGAAGAAGGAGCTCGCACAGGGCCGCGGTCGCCCGCGTGGCAAGGACGGTCCCGTCCCAGCCCAGGCGCGCCATGCGCGGTAGTGCGCCCGAGTGATCGAGATGGGCGTGGTTCAGCAGCACCTGGCCGACATCCGCGACTTCGGGTGGGATCGATGCCCAATTAAGGCGGCGCAGATCCCTGGGTCCCTGAAACAGGCCGGAATCGACCACGATCTGAGTTTCACCATCGTCCACCAGATAACGCGACCCTGTGACCGTTCCCGATGCGCCGAGAAAGGCAACGCCGAGACCATCGGCCGGGCGCTTGGCCAGATCGATCCTTGCTTCACGCTCGAAGATGGTCACGCGGGAATGGTGCCGTTTCTTTCTCTTTTGCATGGACGCGGGCCTGCCTCTCACGATTATGTTCGTGAGCGCAGCATTGGTTCGCGGACGCCGCACGCCTATACGCAAAATCCGCAGCACGACTGCTGCTCCCCGACAGCTGCGTCGCCCGAACGCCGATGGCCGATCCCATCGATCGCCTTACCCATGCCTGCGCGATGCCCGGGGGACTTCGGTCTCTACTTATACCTTGCTCCTTGGACTCGAGCCTATGCTGCCCGGACGTTGACCAGAAGAGGACGGCATATGGGCGAACATGACCATCGCATGCGCAAGCGCGGCAAGATCGTTCTGATCGGCTTCCTGCTCGTCGCTAGCTTCTTCCTCCTCACCGAGTATACCGCGCACTTCCTGGGTGTGCTGCCCTATCTCATCCTGCTCGCCTGCCCGCTCATGCACCTGTTCATGCACCGCGGCCATGGTGGGCATCAGCATGGCCATGAGCCCGGTCAGGCACCCGCCGGCTTACCGGCCAATCCCAACGGCCGCATCGAAGGAGAGTCGCGATGACGCACGCCGACTATGGCTATGGTCTGTGGGGGCTCGCGCTGGTTAACGCCGCCGTTTTCATCCTCTTTGCGTTCAGCTTCTTCAAGCCGGCAACTAAACGAGACTGGCGCAGTTTGGGGGCGTTCAGCGCTTTCATCATAGCGCTCTTCGCGGAAATGTATGGCTTCCCGCTCACGATCTTCGTGCTTTCGGGGTGGCTCCAGTCGTATTTCCCCGCTGTCGACTGGTGGAGCCACGATGCTGGACATCTCCTGGAGATGATGTTCGGCTGGCGAGTTAATCCCCATTACGGTCCATTCCACATCGCCAGCTTTGTGCTGATCGGCGTGGGTTACTGGCTGATCTCGGTTGCATGGACGGCCCTTCACTTGAGTCAGCGCAAACACCAATTGGCCCTTACTGGGATTTATGCCCGGATCCGGCACCCGCAATATGTCGGCTTCATTCTCGTCATGCTCGGCTTTTTGCTACAATGGCCGACCCTTTTGACCCTTGCTATGTTTCCGGTGCTCGTCGTGATGTATATTCGGCTGGCTCGGCATGAGGAAAAGGAGGCGCTAGCCAGCTTCGGCGAGGTTTACCGCGATTATATGGCTCGCGTGCCCGGCTTCATTCCGAATCTGACAATCCATTCGCGTCGAAGAAGGCCATGGCGATCCTTTGACGGGAATGGCTGATGTAATTGCCGGCAAGGTCAATGCTGACGTTCTGACTGGCCTTATTATTCGGACATCGTTACCCGACCTCACAGCACACTACTGCAGCAACCCCGGTTCGACTGCGCAATCATCTTGGGAGGGCAAGTTCGCCTTGCACGGGCAGATTCGGTGTGGAGCTGATGCCCGGCACTAGACGCAGAGCATCGCCGATCAAGGTATAGACGGCGTGGCGCTGGCCGCCACGGTTCCGATGGTCGACGCGATAGCCCTGATAATGTCGGCGGAGCAGGCCTGCATTCACCAGTTCGGAAACGGCGCGACTGAGATTACTCTTGCCGGCTGTGCGAATGCGTGCCCGCA includes:
- a CDS encoding ribose-phosphate pyrophosphokinase, yielding MNRPVLFALPGSEALAQPLSAALDAEVGTIEHRQFPDGETYLRVGNDVSDREVILLSSLDHPDAKLLPLLFAADTARDLGARRIGLVAPYLAYMRQDIRFHAGEAVTSRTFAAILSRHLDWLVTVDPHLHRYHELSEIYRIPTQVVHAAPFLASWIKRNVARPLIIGPDLESEQWVSQVAADADAPFLVCEKIRSGDRHVTISIPNAPAFLDRQPVLVDDIASSGRTLTEAARQLVGMGFARPDCVVVHPLFAGDAAQVLGGLVERIVSTNAVAHTSNDIDVMPAIAEAVRHGI
- a CDS encoding thymidine phosphorylase family protein codes for the protein MKPGIIEDAEVEPVATTLRAHRLGLSAAGGDLIAVMRQDCPVCRSEGLASRAQVALHAGGREIVVSLLHSSAEAPAPGEIGLSESAWRRLGVSEGDPVEIAHAQPLASLAEVRRRIYGNRLSEGAFSAIMTDIAERRYSDVHLSAFITACSAVPLDTDETISLTRAMVDVGERLQWSGAVIVDKHSVGGLPGNRTTPIIVSIMAAEGLIMPKTSSRAITSPAGTADTMEVLAPVDLDVSAIRKVVEREGGCIAWGGAVNLSPADDVIIGVERVLDIDAVGQMVASVLSKKIAAGATHLVIDIPVGPTAKVRGTDAADTLERALSSVAQAFGLRTRVMRGPGAEPIGRGIGPALEAQDILAVLQGQPGAEDLAHRACELAGGLLELADAAPAGEGYARARACLESGGAWAKFQRICEAQGGMRAPPVARFQQDMIAPYSGRLVSIDNRKLATVAKLAGAPVAKAAGVALQCRLNQMVDAGAPLCSIHAESPGELDYAAAYAVSDGPIFGIEAL
- a CDS encoding MBL fold metallo-hydrolase RNA specificity domain-containing protein: MQKRKKRHHSRVTIFEREARIDLAKRPADGLGVAFLGASGTVTGSRYLVDDGETQIVVDSGLFQGPRDLRRLNWASIPPEVADVGQVLLNHAHLDHSGALPRMARLGWDGTVLATRATAALCELLLPDSGHLQEKDAEFANQHGFSRHQPALPLYTQADARLALQLFRPIEFGAWHAVTDGIRVRYHRAGHILGAASIEIDWKGRTILFSGDIGRYGDAVMKNPEPPARADYVLVESTYGDRRHEQVDPTKTLGDHVERCVERGGTVVIPAFAVGRVQSLLYHFSRLRAQGRLRDIPIFLDSPMAINASGLMCDFMDEHRLARAECEAACSVAHYVREVEESKELTANPAPKVIISASGMATGGRVLHHLKRFAPDGKNLILFSGFQAAGTRGAAMIGGARTIKIHGEYIPVEADVANLTMLSAHADSDELMRWLGSLQEPPRHVYVTHGEPTGAQVLAKRVSEDLGWACSVPALGSWGMLA
- a CDS encoding DUF2933 domain-containing protein, producing the protein MGEHDHRMRKRGKIVLIGFLLVASFFLLTEYTAHFLGVLPYLILLACPLMHLFMHRGHGGHQHGHEPGQAPAGLPANPNGRIEGESR
- a CDS encoding methyltransferase family protein, giving the protein MTHADYGYGLWGLALVNAAVFILFAFSFFKPATKRDWRSLGAFSAFIIALFAEMYGFPLTIFVLSGWLQSYFPAVDWWSHDAGHLLEMMFGWRVNPHYGPFHIASFVLIGVGYWLISVAWTALHLSQRKHQLALTGIYARIRHPQYVGFILVMLGFLLQWPTLLTLAMFPVLVVMYIRLARHEEKEALASFGEVYRDYMARVPGFIPNLTIHSRRRRPWRSFDGNG